In Humulus lupulus chromosome 7, drHumLupu1.1, whole genome shotgun sequence, the following are encoded in one genomic region:
- the LOC133790766 gene encoding trihelix transcription factor GTL2: MFNGGVPDQLHQFIASSRPNSVVSLLPLSTTNTITTTPFSSNSSIDNIHANYTPNHAHESHHHHHHHLLHHQLLPPLHHPNFLHPMLHHVQQQQQQHHHPKLNHHLHHHQKDIDEQAAAATGPNSLVSEVDLEMMETHTPIPELIPTVDHHHHHNHHHSHHPHPHPHLQPWSEDEVLALLGIRSTMENWFPDFTWEHVSRKLAELGFKRSAEKCKEKFEEESQYFNNNNNNNCSKSYSRICTQLSELEELYHGESQVHHHQHQNHHNGTAVNEKDQRVEENPSELDVKIRDINNGHHRQSLEELEISDSTRNETVVLLGGNSKEYYSDETEKVVVVGVEIAKSGNIENNKQNNDSNNNNNNNNKSSKKRKRSSSSSSSSHENYNKMKFDMFKGFCEEIVKKMMAQQEEMHNKLLEDMVKRDQEKVAIEEAWKKQEIDRMNKELETMAHEQAVAGDRQASIIDFLNKVTCSNSAHESTQFSKLSNKDNNNNKEVSLTNSSSSSSLVLLHQPHEQNIPPPANPTITHLEKNQTNHHHHTQYYDQQQQQPSSSSSPSHHHHHQKTSSGISKDIIVAVSSTTHLANKPTATSPPNKTIQNPTSINDKEDLGKRWPRDEVLALINLRCNLYSTATTTTTATAGESSDHHKEGMLVSSSTSPSSVKAPLWERISQGMLELGYKRSAKRCKEKWENINKYFRKTKDANKKRSVDSRTCPYFHQLSSLYNKGATTTLVSVSSSQGQNNNDHHQDHIVINNDDHHSPSSVVVLPEISTAIATASRQLIIDESTTPADDDHNHDSTQLHIDQGERSSSVNNIIIHDHHHHHHQEVAVVASAAFDFEF, from the exons ATGTTCAATGGTGGAGTACCAGACCAGTTGCACCAATTCATAGCCTCTTCAAGACCCAATTCAGTAGTATCACTACTCCCTCTCTCCACCACTAATACTATCACTACTACTCCTTTCTCTTCCAATTCCTCCATTGATAATATTCATGCCAATTACACCCCCAACCATGCCCATGAAtctcatcatcaccatcatcatcatcttctccaTCATCAACTCCTTCCTCCTCTTCACCACCCCAACTTCTTACACCCCATGTTGCACCATgttcaacaacaacaacagcagcacCACCACCCCAAGCTCAACcaccatcttcatcatcatcaGAAAGATATCGATGAACAAGCAGCCGCCGCCACGGGACCAAACAGCCTGGTCTCCGAAGTTGATTTGGAGATGATGGAGACCCACACACCAATCCCAGAATTAATTCCAACCgttgatcatcatcatcatcataatcatCACCATAGTCAccatcctcatcctcatcctcatctGCAGCCATGGAGTGAAGATGAAGTTCTCGCACTGTTGGGGATCAGATCTACTATGGAGAATTGGTTTCCAGACTTCACTTGGGAACATGTCTCAAG AAAGCTAGCAGAGCTTGGATTTAAAAGGAGTGCAGAGAAGTGTAAGGAGAAATTTGAAGAGGAAAGCCAGTActtcaacaacaacaataataataactgTAGCAAAAGCTATAGCAGGATATGTACTCAGCTGAGTGAGCTAGAAGAACTCTACCATGGCGAAAGCCAAGTTCATCATCATCAACATCAGAATCATCACAATGGTACAGCTGTGAATGAAAAGGACCAAAGGGTAGAGGAAAATCCAAGTGAGTTAGATGTAAAAATAAGGGATATTAATAATGGCCATCATCGACAGAGTTTGGAAGAATTGGAAATATCAGACTCGACAAGAAACGAAACAGTAGTACTGCTTGGTGGGAATTCGAAGGAGTACTACTCTGATGAGACTGAAAAAGTTGTAGTAGTAGGAGTGGAGATAGCAAAAAGTGGCAATATTGAAAACAACAAGCAGAATAATGAtagtaacaacaacaacaacaacaacaacaagagcAGCAAGAAGAGAAAGAGGTCATCgtcgtcatcatcatcatcacatgAGAATTATAACAAGATGAAGTTTGATATGTTCAAGGGTTTTTGTGAGGAGATTGTGAAGAAGATGATGGCTCAACAAGAGGAGATGCATAACAAGCTTCTAGAAGATATGGTGAAGAGGGACCAAGAGAAAGTTGCCATTGAAGAAGCTTGGAAGAAGCAAGAGATTGATAGAATGAACAAGGAGCTTGAGACTATGGCTCATGAGCAAGCCGTTGCTGGTGATAGACAAGCCTCGATCATTGACTTCTTGAACAAGGTGACTTGTTCAAATTCTGCTCATGAATCCACCCAATTCTCGAAACTCAGCAATAaagacaacaataataataaagaagTTTCTCTCActaattcttcttcttcttcttctttagtaCTACTTCACCAGCCACACGAACAAAATATTCCTCCTCCTGCAAATCCAACAATAACCCACCTTGAAAAAAACCAAAcgaatcatcatcatcatactCAATATTACGATCAACAACAGCAacaaccatcatcatcatcatcaccttctcatcatcatcatcatcaaaaaACAAGTAGTGGTATTAGTAAGGACATTATTGTAGCAGTCTCATCAACTACTCATCTTGCTAATAAGCCAACTGCCACGTCACCACCCaacaaaaccatccaaaaccctACTTCCATAAATGACAAAGAAGACTTGGGAAAGAGGTGGCCCAGAGATGAAGTCTTGGCCCTGATAAACCTAAGGTGCAATCTCTACAGTACagcaacaactactactactgctacagctGGGGAATCATCAGATCATCACAAGGAGGGAATGTTAGTGTCTTCGTCGACATCACCATCGTCAGTGAAAGCTCCTCTTTGGGAGAGAATCTCACAAGGGATGTTGGAGTTGGGATACAAGAGAAGCGCCAAGAGGTGTAAAGAGAAGTGGGAGAACATTAACAAGTACTTCAGAAAGACCAAAGATGCTAACAAGAAGAGATCAGTCGACTCTAGAACTTGCCCTTATTTTCACCAGTTGAGTTCTTTGTACAACAAAGGAGCTACGACGACACTCGTTTCGGTGTCGTCGtctcaaggccagaataataatgaTCATCATCAGGACCACATCGTAATAAATAATGACGACCACCACTCACCATCATCAGTAGTAGTGTTGCCAGAAATAAgcactgctattgctactgcttcTCGTCAACTAATCATCGATGAGTCTACTACTCCAGCTGATGATGATCATAATCATGATTCAACTCAGCTGCATATTGATCAAGGTGAGAGATCATCATCGGTTAACAACATTATTATtcatgatcatcatcatcatcatcatcaagaaGTAGCAGTGGTAGCATCCGCGGCTTTTGATTTTGAGTTctaa
- the LOC133790767 gene encoding mitochondrial import inner membrane translocase subunit TIM23-2, with translation MADSSRSSNDERKGRLYNPYHDLHVPMQNLYNLPTAPEHLFIEEASKPHRSWGENLQYYTGCGYLSGAIVGGTKGSIEGLKAAEAGDTLKLRINRVLNSGGSVGRRYGNTVGILGLIFAGLESGVIQLRGQDDLLNTVVAGLGTGALYKAAAGPRSAAIAGAIGGIAAAAAVAGKQAVKRYVPI, from the coding sequence ATGGCGGATTCTTCCAGGTCGAGCAACGATGAGCGAAAGGGCCGGCTTTACAACCCATACCATGATCTCCATGTCCCGATGCAAAATCTCTACAATCTTCCAACCGCCCCCGAACACCTCTTCATCGAAGAAGCCTCGAAGCCTCATCGATCATGGGGTGAGAACCTTCAATACTACACCGGTTGTGGTTACTTGTCCGGTGCGATCGTCGGCGGCACCAAGGGATCCATAGAAGGTCTCAAGGCAGCTGAGGCCGGCGATACGCTCAAGCTCCGTATCAACCGCGTTCTTAATTCGGGCGGCTCAGTTGGACGGAGGTACGGAAACACTGTCGGCATCCTTGGCTTGATCTTCGCCGGTTTGGAAAGTGGGGTTATTCAATTGAGAGGTCAAGATGATTTGTTGAATACGGTTGTGGCTGGACTTGGGACTGGTGCGCTTTATAAGGCGGCGGCGGGACCTAGGTCGGCGGCCATTGCTGGCGCCATCGGAGGGATTGCGGCGGCGGCTGCAGTTGCGGGGAAGCAGGCTGTGAAGAGATACGTTCCGATATAG